A window from Balaenoptera musculus isolate JJ_BM4_2016_0621 chromosome 8, mBalMus1.pri.v3, whole genome shotgun sequence encodes these proteins:
- the P2RY6 gene encoding P2Y purinoceptor 6, producing MEWDNDTGQALGLPPTTCVYQENFKRLLLPPVYSVVLAAGLPLNACVIAQICTSRRALTRTAVYTLNLALADLLYACSLPLLIYNYAQGDHWPFGDLACRLVRFLFYANLHGSILFLTCISFQRYLGICHPLAPWHKRGGRRAAWLVCGAVWLAVTTQCLPTALFAATGIQRNRTVCYDLSPPALATHYMPYGMALTVIGFLLPFVALLACYCCLARRLCRQDGPAGPVARERRGKAARMAVVVAAAFAISFLPFHITKTAYLAVRSTPGLPCPVLEAFAAAYKGTRPFASANSVLDPILFYFTQKKFRQRPHELLQKLTAKWQRQGR from the coding sequence ATGGAATGGGACAATGACacaggccaggccctgggcttgCCGCCCACCACCTGCGTCTACCAAGAGAACTTCAAGCGGCTACTGCTGCCACCTGTGTACTCGGTGGTGCTGGCAGCCGGCCTGCCACTGAACGCCTGCGTCATTGCCCAGATTTGCACATCCCGCCGGGCCCTGACCCGCACGGCCGTGTACACCCTGAACTTGGCCCTGGCGGACCTGCTGTAtgcctgctccctgcccctgctCATCTACAACTATGCCCAAGGTGACCACTGGCCCTTCGGAGACCTCGCCTGCCGCCTGGTCCGCTTCCTCTTCTATGCCAACCTACACGGCAGCATCCTGTTTCTTACCTGCATCAGCTTCCAGCGTTACCTAGGCATCTGCCACCCTCTGGCCCCCTGGCACAAGCGTGGGGGCCGCCGGGCTGCCTGGCTAGTGTGTGGGGCTGTATGGCTGGCCGTGACGACCCAGTGCCTGCCCACAGCCCTCTTTGCTGCCACAGGCATCCAGCGTAACCGCACGGTCTGCTATGACCTGagcccacctgccctggccaccCACTACATGCCCTATGGCATGGCCCTCACAGTCATCGGCTTCCTGCTGCCCTTTGTTGCCCTGCTGGCCTGCTACTGCTGCCTGGCCCGTCGTCTGTGCCGCCAGGACGGCCCAGCAGGGCCTGTGGCCCGGGAGCGGCGTGGCAAGGCAGCCCGCATGGCTGTGGTGGTGGCAGCTGCCTTTGCCATCAGCTTCCTGCCTTTCCACATCACCAAGACAGCCTACCTGGCAGTGCGCTCTACGCCCGGCCTCCCCTGCCCTGTGCTGGAGGCCTTCGCGGCTGCCTACAAGGGCACGCGGCCCTTCGCCAGTGCCAACAGTGTGCTGGACCCCATCCTCTTCTACTTCACCCAGAAGAAGTTCCGCCAGCGGCCACACGAGCTGCTACAGAAACTCACAGCCAAGTGGCAGCGACAGGGTCGCTGA